From Halorientalis litorea:
GTCTCTTCGATCCCGGATAAAACCTCTGGTTCTGCCCCCTCAGCGTCGATCTTGAGAAAGTCGATTGTGTCGATTCCACGTTCGGCGGCCAAGTCATCGATCGTTCTCGCTTTGACCTCGATTGAGCGTCCGGTGCCCCCATCGTCGGCTGACAGGACTGAGTGGTCAGTCGGATCGTGTCCCAGTTGTAATTCGATATCTGTCTCGTCCTTCCATGCTACGGACCTGACGATTTCTTCGTTTCCTTCATTGAGGTTGTATTCTAGTGCCTTCTTGTTCTTTGGATCGGGTTCAATACAGACGACGTGTTTACAATTCTTCGCCGCAGGTCGCGAGAAACCCCCTACAAACGCGCCGATGTCGAAGACGATATCGTTCGGTTCGACTTCAGCGAACCCTTCAAGAGTATACTTGTCGAAGATTTTCCCGTCCACCAACTCTGGCCAACTGG
This genomic window contains:
- a CDS encoding FkbM family methyltransferase, which codes for MTRIKSAVEDTLPDGVFWVVRSIYGVVSPNKETSIVVPHDGLWLVVDIKGGEYLTPSPKRASWPELVDGKIFDKYTLEGFAEVEPNDIVFDIGAFVGGFSRPAAKNCKHVVCIEPDPKNKKALEYNLNEGNEEIVRSVAWKDETDIELQLGHDPTDHSVLSADDGGTGRSIEVKARTIDDLAAERGIDTIDFLKIDAEGAEPEVLSGIEETEVKKIAVDCSFEREGEATFEEIEQILQQRGFATRRSGEVLFGRLKPESTAD